A genome region from Yoonia vestfoldensis includes the following:
- a CDS encoding DUF1289 domain-containing protein yields the protein MAKTPSPCIDVCKFRREGHCIGCSMTKAQKSMFKALKKPAQKSAFVTMLMAQQAVMGKYSHWRRAYEKKCAKKGASFPAEAG from the coding sequence ATGGCCAAAACCCCATCCCCCTGTATCGACGTCTGCAAATTCCGGCGTGAAGGCCATTGCATCGGCTGTTCGATGACCAAGGCGCAGAAATCCATGTTCAAGGCGCTGAAAAAGCCCGCCCAGAAATCGGCCTTTGTGACCATGCTGATGGCGCAGCAGGCGGTCATGGGCAAATATAGCCATTGGCGGCGCGCCTACGAAAAAAAATGCGCCAAGAAAGGCGCATCTTTTCCCGCAGAGGCCGGTTGA
- a CDS encoding Dps family protein: protein MTQTATDLSPTAQAAIADALNQCVAETAVTTMLAQNFHWNVTGMAFGSLHALFQTIYEDHFTGQDDLAERIRALDSHAEGTLAGMIKRSKVAEFEGEADDRMMIKTLQQAEETLAATLAAAGELAAEHGDALTEDLCIARGQTHEKFAWMLRAHLA from the coding sequence ATGACACAGACTGCCACAGACCTAAGCCCAACCGCCCAAGCCGCCATCGCCGATGCGCTGAACCAATGCGTTGCCGAAACCGCGGTGACCACAATGCTGGCGCAGAATTTCCACTGGAACGTGACAGGCATGGCCTTTGGCTCTTTGCATGCTTTGTTCCAGACCATCTATGAGGATCATTTCACCGGTCAGGACGATCTGGCCGAACGGATCAGGGCGCTGGACAGCCATGCCGAAGGCACGCTGGCCGGCATGATCAAACGGTCCAAGGTCGCCGAATTCGAAGGTGAGGCCGATGACCGCATGATGATCAAGACGCTGCAACAGGCCGAGGAAACGCTGGCCGCCACGCTGGCCGCTGCGGGCGAACTGGCCGCCGAACATGGCGATGCCTTGACCGAGGATCTGTGCATCGCGCGCGGTCAGACCCATGAAAAATTTGCCTGGATGCTGCGCGCGCATCTGGCGTGA
- a CDS encoding NAD(P)(+) transhydrogenase (Re/Si-specific) subunit beta codes for MEYGFTTAAYVVAAILFILSLGGLSGQESAKRAVWYGMAGMALAVCATLVGPGAGLWLLSLVLIGSGGIIGYQLATKVQMTQMPELVAAMHSLVGLAAVLVGFIAHFELGRVAQMDAIARASLDGFAALLAYKTPVEINILRVELFLGIFIGAITFTGSVIAYGKLAGKVNTAAAKLPGGHMLNAAAAAISVLCLIWYFSTGGFVPLFIMTLAALFIGYHLIMGIGGADMPVVVSMLNSYSGWAAAAIGFSLGNDLLIVVGALVGSSGAILSYIMCKAMNRSFVSVILGGFGGPAGEQMAVEGEQIAIDSDGVAAALNEADSIIIIPGYGMAVAQAQATVAELTRKLRAKGKNVRFAIHPVAGRLPGHMNVLLAEAKVPYDIVMEMDEINEDFPTTDVAIVIGSNDIVNPAAQDDPNSPIAGMPVLECWKAKQVFVSKRGQGTGYSGIENPLFYKENTRMFYGDAKKSLDELLPKIE; via the coding sequence ATGGAATACGGTTTCACAACAGCGGCTTACGTCGTCGCGGCAATTCTCTTTATCCTGTCGCTTGGCGGTCTGTCGGGACAGGAAAGCGCGAAACGCGCGGTCTGGTATGGCATGGCGGGGATGGCACTGGCCGTCTGCGCCACGCTGGTTGGTCCGGGGGCCGGGCTTTGGCTGCTGTCGCTGGTGCTGATCGGCTCGGGCGGGATCATCGGCTATCAACTGGCGACCAAAGTGCAGATGACGCAGATGCCCGAACTGGTCGCGGCGATGCACAGCCTTGTGGGTCTGGCCGCCGTTCTGGTCGGGTTCATCGCGCATTTCGAACTGGGCCGCGTGGCGCAGATGGATGCCATCGCCCGCGCCAGCCTTGACGGTTTCGCCGCCCTGCTGGCCTATAAGACGCCGGTCGAGATCAATATCCTGCGGGTCGAGCTGTTCTTGGGCATCTTCATCGGTGCGATCACCTTTACCGGATCGGTCATCGCCTATGGCAAGCTGGCGGGCAAGGTGAATACCGCCGCTGCGAAACTGCCGGGCGGGCATATGCTGAATGCGGCGGCTGCCGCAATTTCGGTGCTTTGCCTGATCTGGTATTTCAGCACCGGGGGCTTTGTGCCGCTGTTCATCATGACGCTGGCGGCGCTTTTCATCGGCTATCATCTGATCATGGGGATCGGCGGGGCGGATATGCCTGTCGTCGTGTCGATGCTGAACAGCTATTCAGGCTGGGCTGCGGCGGCCATCGGGTTCAGCCTTGGCAATGACCTGCTGATCGTGGTCGGCGCGCTGGTCGGGTCTTCTGGCGCGATCCTGTCCTATATCATGTGCAAGGCGATGAACCGCAGCTTCGTGTCGGTGATCCTGGGCGGTTTTGGCGGCCCTGCCGGTGAACAGATGGCGGTCGAGGGTGAACAGATCGCCATCGACAGCGACGGTGTCGCGGCGGCTTTGAACGAGGCTGATAGCATCATCATCATCCCCGGCTACGGCATGGCGGTGGCGCAGGCGCAAGCGACCGTGGCCGAACTGACCCGCAAGCTGCGCGCCAAGGGTAAGAATGTGCGTTTTGCCATTCACCCCGTGGCAGGCCGTCTGCCGGGCCATATGAACGTGCTGCTGGCCGAGGCGAAGGTGCCTTATGATATCGTCATGGAAATGGACGAGATCAACGAGGATTTCCCCACCACCGATGTGGCCATCGTGATCGGGTCCAACGATATCGTGAACCCCGCAGCCCAAGACGACCCCAACAGCCCCATCGCCGGTATGCCGGTGCTGGAATGCTGGAAGGCCAAGCAGGTTTTCGTGTCCAAGCGCGGGCAGGGCACCGGCTATTCCGGGATCGAGAACCCGCTGTTCTACAAAGAAAACACGCGGATGTTTTATGGCGATGCGAAAAAGTCGCTGGATGAATTGCTGCCCAAGATCGAGTGA
- a CDS encoding Re/Si-specific NAD(P)(+) transhydrogenase subunit alpha: MKIGTPKEIFAGEDRVAMTPASAKDLQKLGYDCVIETGAGVAAGFTDQAYKEAGVEVVKTAAALYKAADIIAKVRPPEEAEVKRLREGQTLISFFYPAQNKDLMEAANAKGATVIAMDMVPRISRAQKMDALSSMANIAGYRAVIEAGNNFGRFFTGQITAAGKVPPAKVLVVGAGVAGLAAIGTATSLGAITYAFDVRPEVAEQVESMGAQFVFLDFEEEQQDGAKTGGYASVSSPEFAAAQLAKFREIAPEMDIVITTALIPGRDAPELWTPDMVAAMKPGSVIIDLAAERGGNCKLTVKDEKIVTDNGVTIIGYTDFPSRMAAQASTLYATNIRHMMTDLTPAKDGQPVHNMEDDVIRGATATHQGAVTFPPPPPKINAIAQVAKKNQPKELTAEEKRAKETADFKAQTRNQVTLLTVGAVLLLGVGLVAPASFMQHFIVFVLAVFVGFQVIWGVAHSLHTPLMAVTNAISSIIILGALTQIGSGSWLVVGLAALAVFMTGINIFGGFLVTRRMLAMFQKS; encoded by the coding sequence GTGAAAATCGGCACACCAAAAGAGATATTTGCTGGCGAAGACCGCGTCGCAATGACGCCTGCTTCGGCGAAAGACCTGCAAAAACTGGGCTATGATTGCGTGATCGAAACCGGCGCGGGCGTGGCGGCGGGTTTCACGGATCAGGCCTATAAAGAGGCCGGTGTCGAGGTCGTCAAGACCGCGGCCGCCCTTTACAAGGCCGCCGATATCATCGCCAAGGTCCGCCCCCCCGAAGAGGCCGAGGTCAAGCGCCTGCGCGAGGGGCAGACGCTGATTTCCTTCTTCTATCCGGCGCAGAACAAGGATCTGATGGAGGCCGCCAACGCCAAGGGCGCCACCGTGATCGCCATGGATATGGTGCCGCGCATCAGCCGCGCGCAAAAGATGGATGCGCTGTCCTCGATGGCCAATATCGCGGGTTACCGCGCGGTGATCGAGGCGGGCAATAATTTCGGGCGCTTCTTCACCGGCCAGATCACCGCCGCTGGCAAAGTGCCGCCCGCCAAGGTGCTGGTCGTGGGGGCCGGGGTTGCCGGTCTGGCCGCGATCGGGACCGCCACATCGCTGGGTGCGATCACCTATGCGTTTGACGTGCGCCCCGAGGTTGCCGAACAGGTCGAATCGATGGGGGCGCAATTCGTCTTCCTTGATTTCGAGGAAGAACAGCAGGATGGCGCCAAAACCGGAGGCTATGCCTCGGTTTCCAGCCCCGAATTCGCGGCGGCCCAGCTGGCCAAATTCCGCGAGATCGCGCCCGAGATGGATATCGTCATCACCACGGCGCTGATCCCTGGCCGCGATGCGCCGGAACTGTGGACCCCCGATATGGTCGCCGCGATGAAGCCCGGATCGGTGATCATCGACCTTGCCGCTGAACGCGGCGGCAATTGCAAGCTGACGGTCAAGGATGAAAAGATCGTCACCGATAATGGCGTGACGATCATCGGCTATACCGATTTCCCCAGCCGGATGGCGGCGCAGGCCTCGACGCTTTATGCCACCAATATCCGCCATATGATGACCGATCTGACCCCCGCCAAGGATGGCCAGCCGGTCCATAATATGGAAGATGACGTGATCCGCGGGGCGACGGCGACCCATCAGGGGGCGGTCACATTCCCGCCGCCGCCGCCCAAGATCAATGCCATCGCGCAGGTTGCCAAAAAGAACCAGCCCAAGGAATTGACCGCCGAGGAAAAGCGCGCCAAGGAAACCGCAGATTTCAAGGCGCAGACCCGCAATCAGGTGACCTTGCTGACGGTTGGTGCGGTGCTGCTTTTGGGCGTCGGTCTGGTGGCGCCTGCCAGTTTCATGCAGCATTTCATCGTTTTCGTGCTGGCGGTTTTCGTGGGCTTTCAGGTCATCTGGGGCGTGGCGCATAGCCTGCATACGCCGCTGATGGCGGTGACCAATGCGATTTCGAGCATCATCATTCTGGGGGCGCTGACGCAGATCGGGTCGGGGTCATGGCTTGTCGTGGGGCTGGCCGCATTGGCGGTATTCATGACCGGCATCAATATTTTCGGCGGCTTTCTGGTGACACGGCGCATGCTTGCCATGTTCCAGAAGTCGTAA
- a CDS encoding methyltransferase family protein, which produces MKWIDLPPVWLALALVMAWQISRLQPAALAISHPALDLLGGLLVGAGLVLMLLALAEMRRRKTTFIPHREADALVTTGVFSRSRNPIYLGDALILAGLALRWDAPVALLLVPLFMATITQRFILPEEDRLRRKFRADFARYCEKTRRWL; this is translated from the coding sequence ATGAAATGGATCGATCTTCCCCCTGTCTGGCTGGCGCTGGCGCTGGTGATGGCCTGGCAGATCAGCCGGCTGCAACCGGCGGCATTGGCGATCAGCCATCCGGCGCTGGATCTGCTGGGCGGGCTGCTGGTGGGCGCTGGTCTGGTGCTGATGCTGCTGGCCCTGGCCGAGATGCGCCGCCGCAAGACCACGTTCATTCCCCACCGCGAGGCTGATGCGCTGGTCACCACGGGGGTGTTTTCACGCAGCCGCAATCCGATCTATCTGGGCGATGCCTTGATCCTTGCGGGGCTGGCGCTGCGCTGGGATGCGCCTGTTGCGCTGCTCTTGGTGCCTTTGTTCATGGCGACGATCACCCAGCGGTTCATCCTGCCCGAAGAAGACCGCCTGCGCCGCAAGTTCCGCGCCGATTTTGCGCGCTATTGCGAAAAGACCCGCCGCTGGCTGTGA
- a CDS encoding SDR family NAD(P)-dependent oxidoreductase, with product MEHAGKHALVTGGGSGIGKGIALALAAAGAEVTITGRNGDRLAQVAASHPRLHVLIMDVDDESSIRAGIAAAAAARGPVQICVANAGIALGGPFAQTSLAAWRQTMTTNLDGVFLTFQAALETLPADLPARMIVVSSIAGLRGLKNAVPYTVSKHGVIGLIRGLSEEYMRRPITFNALCPGYVDTAIVRNQLPGLMQRFDLDEAGAVELIAKGNRHRRLLEVDETTAAALWLCSDGARSVNGQTIQISGGQV from the coding sequence ATGGAACATGCAGGCAAACACGCGCTGGTCACGGGCGGCGGATCAGGGATCGGCAAAGGCATTGCGCTGGCCCTGGCCGCGGCGGGCGCCGAGGTCACCATCACCGGGCGCAATGGCGACCGGCTGGCGCAGGTCGCAGCCAGCCATCCGCGCCTGCATGTGTTGATCATGGATGTGGATGACGAATCCTCCATCCGCGCGGGCATCGCCGCTGCCGCCGCCGCGCGCGGGCCGGTGCAGATTTGCGTCGCCAATGCGGGCATCGCCCTTGGCGGGCCTTTCGCGCAAACCTCGCTGGCGGCCTGGCGGCAGACGATGACCACCAATCTGGACGGCGTGTTCCTGACCTTTCAGGCGGCGCTGGAAACCCTGCCCGCCGACCTGCCCGCGCGAATGATCGTCGTCAGCTCTATCGCCGGTCTGCGGGGGCTGAAAAACGCGGTGCCCTATACGGTCAGCAAACATGGCGTGATCGGCTTGATCCGTGGCTTGTCCGAAGAATATATGCGCCGCCCCATCACCTTTAACGCGCTTTGTCCGGGCTATGTGGACACGGCCATCGTGCGCAACCAATTGCCCGGCCTGATGCAACGCTTTGATCTGGATGAGGCCGGTGCCGTGGAGCTGATCGCCAAGGGCAACCGGCACCGCCGCCTGCTGGAGGTGGATGAAACCACCGCCGCCGCGCTCTGGCTCTGTTCGGATGGCGCGCGCAGCGTGAACGGGCAGACGATCCAGATTTCAGGAGGCCAGGTATGA